A stretch of Salvelinus alpinus chromosome 4, SLU_Salpinus.1, whole genome shotgun sequence DNA encodes these proteins:
- the LOC139573096 gene encoding cytochrome P450 2F3-like codes for MEMCSSVVLGGLVLLLLLWLFRLRRQRHVHLPPGPCTLPLLGNLHQMDKQAPFKTLTKWSGVYGPVMTVYLGPQRAVVLVGYEAVKEALVDQAEDFTGRAPVPFLVLVTRGYGLAISNGERWRQLRRFTLTTLRDFGMGRKRMEEWVQEESQHLIDSLDATKAVPFDPHPFLSRTVSNVICSLVFGQRFGYDDDNFLHLLNILSAVLRFGSSPCGQLYNIFPWLMEHLPGRQQVVFGQMDELRGFVMKKIHEHQETIDPGNPRDFTDSFLTRLNQEKDVSSSEFHYENLVSTVLDLFLAGTETTSTTLRYAFMLLLKYPNIQEHVQQEIDTVIGRQRVPQMEDRKYLPFTEAVIHEVQRFLDIAPLNLPHYATKNISFRGYTIPQGTVILPMLHSVLRDQDHWATPTTFNPNHFLDQNGNFQKNPAFLAFSAGKRACVGESLARMEIFLFLVSLLQHFSFSCPGGPDSIDLSPEFSSFTNVPRHYQLIATPR; via the coding sequence ATGGAGATGTGTAGTAGCGTGGTGTTGGGAGGCCTGGTGTTGTTACTTCTACTGTGGTTGTTCaggctgaggagacagagacatgtcCATCTACCCCCTGGACCCTGCACCCTGCCGCTGCTAGGCAACCTGCATCAGATGGACAAACAGGCCCCCTTCAAGACCCTCACCAAGTGGAGTGGTGTGTATGGGCCAGTGATGACAGTGTATCTTGGGCCCCAGCGAGCCGTGGTGCTGGTGGGGTACGAGGCAGTCAAGGAGGCTCTGGTGGACCAGGCTGAGGATTTCACAGGACGAGCTCCTGTCCCCTTCCTGGTCCTAGTTACCAGGGGATACGGCCTGGCCATCAGTAATGGGGAGCGTTGGCGCCAGTTGCGTCGTTTCACCCTGACCACGCTGAGAGACTTTGGGATGGGCCGtaagaggatggaggagtgggtacaggaGGAGAGCCAACACCTCATAGACAGTCTGGATGCCACTAAAGCCGTGCCCTTCGATCCTCATCCATTCCTGAGTCGCACCGTGTCCAACGTCATCTGCTCCCTGGTGTTCGGCCAGCGCTTCGGCTATGACGATGACAACTTCCTGCACTTGCTCAACATCCTCTCAGCTGTACTGCGCTTTGGAAGCAGCCCCTGTGGACAGCTGTACAACATCTTCCCCTGGCTGATGGAACACCTGCCTGGTCGGCAGCAAGTCGTGTTCGGCCAGATGGACGAGCTGAGAGGCTTTGTGATGAAAAAGATCCACGAGCACCAGGAGACCATTGACCCAGGCAACCCTAGAGACTTCACAGACTCCTTCCTCACCAGACTCAACCAGGAGAAGGATGTGTCCTCCTCTGAGTTCCATTACGAGAACCTGGTGTCCACAGTGTTGGACCTCTTCCTTGCAGGAACAGAGACCACCAGCACCACTCTCAGATACGCCTTCATGCTGCTCCTCAAATACCCCAACATTCAGGAGCACGTTCAGCAGGAGATCGACACAGTGATTGGCCGACAACGCGTCCCTCAGATGGAGGACAGGAAGTACCTCCCCTTCACAGAAGCCGTCATCCACGAGGTGCAGCGCTTCCTGGACATCGCCCCATTGAACCTCCCGCACTATGCCACCAAGAATATCTCATTCAGAGGGTACACTATCCCTCAGGGCACCGTGATCCTTCCAATGCTGCACTCTGTTCTGAGAGACCAGGACCACTGGGCCACGCCCACAACCTTCAATCCCAATCACTTCCTTGATCAGAACGGAAACTTCCAGAAGAACCCCGCCTTCTTGGCTTTCTCTGCAGGTAAGCGTGCCTGTGTGGGAGAGTCTCTGGCTCGTATGGAGATCTTTCTGTTCCTGGTGTCTCTGCTGCAACATTTCTCCTTCTCCTGCCCTGGAGGACCTGACAGCATTGACCTCAGCCCAGAGTTCAGCAGTTTCACTAACGTGCCGCGTCACTACCAGCTCATTGCTACACCCCGCTGA